A stretch of Gambusia affinis linkage group LG10, SWU_Gaff_1.0, whole genome shotgun sequence DNA encodes these proteins:
- the s1pr1 gene encoding sphingosine 1-phosphate receptor 1 — MAEPSYSDLIAKHYNYTGKFRKSTQQDSGLKADSVIFIIVCCFIIMENILVLTTIWRTKKFHKPMYYFIGNLALSDLLAGVVYTANILLSGANTYKLTPTQWFFREGSMFVALAASVFSLLAIAIERHLTMLKMKLHNNGNTFRVFLLISTVWMIAAVLGGLPVVGWNCIRSLPQCSTVLPLYHKTYILFCTTVFSIILMAIVVLYARIYALVRTRSRKLVFRKVTNGRGSGSTNNKSSEKSMALLKTVIIVLSCFIACWAPLFVLLLLDVACETLTCPILYKAEWFLALAVLNSAMNPLIYTLTSNEMRRAFLKTLLCCTAWIRPKPKFTGPIMGAEFSRSKSDNSSHPNKEEAEYSPKETTVVSSGNLTSSS, encoded by the coding sequence ATGGCCGAGCCCAGTTACTCCGACCTGATCGCCAAACATTACAACTACACCGGCAAGTTCCGCAAGTCGACCCAGCAGGACTCGGGTCTGAAGGCAGACTCGGTGATCTTCATCATCGTCTGCTGCTTCATCATCATGGAGAACATCCTGGTCCTGACCACCATCTGGAGGACCAAGAAGTTCCACAAACCAATGTACTACTTCATCGGGAACCTGGCGTTGTCCGACCTGCTGGCCGGCGTCGTCTACACCGCCAACATCCTGCTGTCCGGCGCCAACACCTACAAGCTGACCCCGACGCAGTGGTTCTTCAGGGAAGGCAGCATGTTCGTGGCGCTGGCGGCCTCCGTCTTCAGCCTGTTGGCCATCGCCATCGAGCGCCACCTCACCATGCTGAAGATGAAGCTGCACAACAACGGGAACACGTTCCGGGTCTTCCTGCTGATCAGCACCGTGTGGATGATCGCGGCGGTGCTGGGCGGACTGCCGGTGGTGGGCTGGAACTGCATCCGGAGCCTGCCGCAGTGCTCCACCGTGCTGCCGTTATACCATAAGACCTACATCCTGTTCTGCACCACCGTCTTCAGCATCATCCTCATGGCCATTGTGGTGCTCTACGCCCGGATCTACGCTCTGGTGCGCACCCGCAGCCGCAAACTAGTCTTCCGCAAAGTCACCAACGGCCGAGGCAGCGGCAGCACCAACAACAAGAGCTCGGAGAAGTCGATGGCGCTCCTGAAGACCGTCATCATCGTCCTGAGCTGCTTCATCGCCTGCTGGGCGCCGCTGttcgtcctgctgctgctggacgtGGCGTGTGAGACCCTGACCTGCCCCATCCTCTACAAGGCCGAGTGGTTCCTGGCGCTCGCCGTCCTGAACTCCGCCATGAACCCGCTCATCTACACGCTGACCAGCAACGAGATGCGCCGGGCCTTCCTCAAGACGCTGCTCTGCTGCACCGCCTGGATCCGGCCCAAACCCAAGTTCACGGGACCGATCATGGGCGCGGAGTTCAGCCGCAGCAAGTCCGATAACTCCTCACATCCCAACAAGGAGGAGGCGGAGTACTCACCCAAGGAGACGACGGTGGTGTCGTCCGGGAACCTCACCTCGTCGTCATAA